The Polyangium aurulentum genomic interval CCTTCGGCTTCTCGTTCTCGAGCTTGGGGCGCGGCGCGCCCGGGGCGTCGAGCCATTCCTTCGGGTCCTTGGGCGCATTCAGCTTCGGCGCGCAATTCGTCATGCCCGCGCGCTCGAGCCGCGACAGCACGTCGTCCATGTCGTTGGCGAGCTTGTCCATCGCCTCCTGCGGCGTCTTCTCGCCCGTGACCGCGAGGCTCACGTTCTGCCACCAGAGCTGCGCGAGCTTCGGGTAATCGGGCACGTTGGTCCCGGTCGGCGTCCACGCCACGCGCGCGGGGCTGCGGTAGAACTCGACGAGGCCGCCGAGCTTCGGGGCCTCCTTGGTGACGGGCTCGGAGGTGATGTCCGAGAGGCGAATCGGCGTCAGGCCCACGAGGAACTTCTTCAGCGACGTCGTCTTGGAGACGACGAACTGCGCGTAGAGCCACGCCGCCTTGCGCCGCTCGAGCGGGGTGCTCTTCAGCATCGTCCAGGCGCCGGTGTCCTGATAGCCGAGCTTGACGCCCTCCTCCCAGTACGGGCCGTGCGGCGAGGGCGCCATGCGCCATTTCGGCGTGCCGTCCTCGTTCACGACCTTCAATCCCGCCTTGGTCAGCGGCGCGGTGAATCCGGTGTACCAGAAGATCTGCTGCGCGATATGACCCTGGCCGGGCACGGGGCCGGCCTCGGAGAAGGTCATGCCGGAGGCCTCCGGCGGCGCGTACTTTTTCAGCCAGTCGATGTACTTGGTCAGCGCGTAGACGGCCGCCGGGCCATTGGCCTCGCCGCCGCGCGCGACCGAGGAGCCGGCGGGGCTACAGCCCTCCACGCGAATGCCCCACTCGTCGACGGGCTTGCCGTTCGGGATGCCCTTGTCGCCCACGCCGGCCATGGAGAGCCAGGCGTCGGTGAAGCGCCAGCCGAGCGAGGGGTCTTTCTTGCCGTAATCCATGTGGCCGTAGACCCGCACGCCGTCGAGCTCCTTCACGTCGTTCGTGAAGAACTCCGCGATGTCCTCGTAGGCCGACCAGTTGACGGGCACGCCGAGGTCGTAGCCGTACTTTTCCTTGAATCGCTTCTGCAGCTCGGGGCGGCTGAACCAGTCGTGCCGGAACCAGTACAGGTTGGCGAATTGCTGGTCGGGGAGCTGGTAGAGCTTGCCGTCGGGGGCCGTGACGAAGCTCTTGCCGATGAAATCGTCGATGTCGAGGGTCGGCAG includes:
- a CDS encoding ABC transporter substrate-binding protein; protein product: MKRTLNLAALALLALSPTLFACSKKTEQSAPGGGSAPATAVDESALVKAAEKWVDQELKPSTLTRDKQLEELKWFREAAKPFRGMTINVVSETIDTHVYESKTLAKAFEEITGIKVKHDLIQEGDVIEKLQTQMQSGKSIYDMYVNDSDLIGTHYRYGHVVALSDFMAGEGKDVTLPTLDIDDFIGKSFVTAPDGKLYQLPDQQFANLYWFRHDWFSRPELQKRFKEKYGYDLGVPVNWSAYEDIAEFFTNDVKELDGVRVYGHMDYGKKDPSLGWRFTDAWLSMAGVGDKGIPNGKPVDEWGIRVEGCSPAGSSVARGGEANGPAAVYALTKYIDWLKKYAPPEASGMTFSEAGPVPGQGHIAQQIFWYTGFTAPLTKAGLKVVNEDGTPKWRMAPSPHGPYWEEGVKLGYQDTGAWTMLKSTPLERRKAAWLYAQFVVSKTTSLKKFLVGLTPIRLSDITSEPVTKEAPKLGGLVEFYRSPARVAWTPTGTNVPDYPKLAQLWWQNVSLAVTGEKTPQEAMDKLANDMDDVLSRLERAGMTNCAPKLNAPKDPKEWLDAPGAPRPKLENEKPKGETVPYEQLVSAWREGRVK